The stretch of DNA TTACAAGCTTGCTATTGTTGGAACAGGAGGAGTTGGTAAGACAACACTAGCTCAGAAAATATACAATGACCAAAAAGTAAAAAGAAGCTTCAGGCAACAGGCATGGGTTTGTGTTTCGCAAGACTATAGTGAAGTAACACTTCTGAAAGAGGTTCTCCGAAATATTGGTGTGCATCATGAGCAAGGGGAAACCATAGCAGAACTACAGAGAAAGGTTGCAGAAACAATCAACGGAAAGAGTTTCCTTCTTGTCCTAGATGACGTCTGGCATCCCAATGTATGGATGGATTTATTAAGACCTGCATTGCATGAAACGACCGCCGGAGTATTATTGCTAACCACACGAGATGATCAAATTGCAAAGAGAATAGGTGTAGAACATACCCATCGAGTTGATCTCATGTCAGTAGAGGTGGGATGGGAGCTACTTTGGAAGAACATGAACATCGACAAAGAGAAAGAAGTGCAGAATTTAAGAAACACTGGGATTGAGATTGTTCGCAAATGTGGCCGCCTCCCTCTTGCTATCAAGGTTATTGCTAGTGCTTTGGCTGGCAGGGATGTAACGGAGAATGAGTGGAAAAAGTTTCTGGAAAAGTATGCTAGCTCACAAAGCATGTTCTCTGATGAAACTGAAGGAGTTTTGTATCTAAGCTACGATGAATTACCACATCGTCTTAAGCAGTGTTTCCTTTATTGTGCTTTGTATATTGAAGGTACTATCATTCTTCGTAGGGAAATTACCATGTTATGGATTGCTGAAGGTTTCGTCGAGGAGAAACAAGGCCAACTATTAGAAGACACAGCAGAAGAGTACTACTATGAGCTAATCCATCGGAATCTCCTCCATCCAGATAGTGTAATTTTTGACCAGGCCGAATGCAGAATGCATGACCTTTTGAGACAACTTGCTTGCTATATATCAAGAGAAGAATGTTTTATTGGGGATGTTGAAACATTAAGTGGTAAAAATATGTCAAAACTGCGACGTGTTAATGCTATCAGCAAGAAGGGTAAAGTAGTGTTACCTAGAATGGATAAGATGGAAATTAAGGTGAGGACTTTCCTAGTTGTTAATGGTCCACGGAGAATCGATGATACACTATTCAAGAAATTTCTGCTTCTTCGTGTTCTGGTACTGAATTACTCACTTGTGCAAAGCATTCCAGATTATATAGGAAAACTGATACATCTACGCCTACTTAATCTAGATTATACTAGCATATCTTGTCTTCCGGAATCCATTGGCTCCTTAAAGAACCTTCAAGTTCTGAGCTTGAGATGGTGCGAGAATCTGCACAGTCTTCCTTGGGCGACGACCCAGTTGTGCAGTTTAAGACGTCTTGTTCTCGTCTGCACAAAAATAAATCAGGTTCCAAAAGGAATAGGAAAATTGAAGTTCCTGACTGATTTACGAGCATTTCCTGTTGGTGACGGAAGTGATAATGTTGATATGCAAGATGGATGGCAGTTGGAAGAGTTATCTTCTGTGTCGCAGATGAGGTTTCTTGGTCTTGTTAGATTGGAAAGGGTGACTCATTGTAGTACAAATACAGTGTTGACGGACAAAAAGCATCTAAAAGAACTAAGACTATTCTGGACTGAACATGGAGAGGAACCATATACCGAAGAAGATGTTAGCAATGCTCAGAATGTCCTTGAGCAGCTAATACCTCCACGCAACCTGGAAAACCTAACTATTTCACGGTTTTTTGGTCGGCGTTATCCCACATGGCTTGGTACCAGCTGTTTGTCTTCAGTGATACACTTGCTCCTCACCGATTTACGATCATGTGTGGAACTTCCACCAATTGGGCAGCTACCAAACTTGAAATATCTGAAAATTGATGGAGCATATGCAGTTACCAAGGTTGGACCTGAATTTGTTGGTTGCAGGAACAGTGATCCCGTATGGAATGAGTTAGTTGCTTTCCCTAAACTTGAATGGTTAATAATCATGGATATGCCAAACTGGGAGGAGTGGTCTTTTTTTGAAGAAGAAACTGCTGAGAATGAAGGGGGGGAGGATGGAGCTGCTGAAATTCGAAAAGATGATGTCC from Triticum urartu cultivar G1812 chromosome 3, Tu2.1, whole genome shotgun sequence encodes:
- the LOC125542538 gene encoding putative disease resistance protein RGA3; translation: MATILESLLGSCANKLKDIITNEAILILGVEEELAELLRRVELIRCCIYDAEKRRTKELAVNNWLGQLRDVIYDVDEMLDMARCKGSKLLPDHPSSSSSKLAACKCLSISSCFCYIGSRRDVAVQIRILNKKIENISKDKIFLTLNSSTQPTGKGSTSKLIRSSNLVEPNLVGKEIIHSSRKLVDLILAHKESKSYKLAIVGTGGVGKTTLAQKIYNDQKVKRSFRQQAWVCVSQDYSEVTLLKEVLRNIGVHHEQGETIAELQRKVAETINGKSFLLVLDDVWHPNVWMDLLRPALHETTAGVLLLTTRDDQIAKRIGVEHTHRVDLMSVEVGWELLWKNMNIDKEKEVQNLRNTGIEIVRKCGRLPLAIKVIASALAGRDVTENEWKKFLEKYASSQSMFSDETEGVLYLSYDELPHRLKQCFLYCALYIEGTIILRREITMLWIAEGFVEEKQGQLLEDTAEEYYYELIHRNLLHPDSVIFDQAECRMHDLLRQLACYISREECFIGDVETLSGKNMSKLRRVNAISKKGKVVLPRMDKMEIKVRTFLVVNGPRRIDDTLFKKFLLLRVLVLNYSLVQSIPDYIGKLIHLRLLNLDYTSISCLPESIGSLKNLQVLSLRWCENLHSLPWATTQLCSLRRLVLVCTKINQVPKGIGKLKFLTDLRAFPVGDGSDNVDMQDGWQLEELSSVSQMRFLGLVRLERVTHCSTNTVLTDKKHLKELRLFWTEHGEEPYTEEDVSNAQNVLEQLIPPRNLENLTISRFFGRRYPTWLGTSCLSSVIHLLLTDLRSCVELPPIGQLPNLKYLKIDGAYAVTKVGPEFVGCRNSDPVWNELVAFPKLEWLIIMDMPNWEEWSFFEEETAENEGGEDGAAEIRKDDVRSAGYQLFPRLMVLDLFNCHKLRALPRRLGEDTASLKELRLIGTNNLKALEDFPLLSELLIIQKCESLERISNLPQVTELRVHGCPNLSHVEGVGSLQQLGLGEDMQEISSCWVFGLQEQHQRLHGNDLDIYTLSTS